In Rhodococcus sp. OK302, one genomic interval encodes:
- a CDS encoding NAD(P)/FAD-dependent oxidoreductase: MGTRQSPDRVVVVGAGMVGLSTAWFLQERGVDVTVVDRDGVAADASWGNAGWLAPALTLPLPEPAVLQYGLRAMLSPSSPVYVPLTTDLKLIRFLVGFARHCTPSKWQEAMSVYTEVNRTALGAFDELADGGVKEHTRLADPFLAAFASEKDRQTLVDEFHHVEASGGEVDFDLLDYDTIHSLEPSLGQGVKAGIRLRGQRFIDPPQFVNSLADAVRERGAEIVTGFDVASIDDRADSVTVRSANGDSRTADAVVISSGARLNKLAAPFGVRKLVQAGRGYSFSVKPDHLPKNPVYFPTQRVACTPLHDRFRVAGMMEFRSPDAPLDPRRVQAIIDAAKPMLSGIDWTAREEEWVGSRPCTTDGLPLIGATKSPRVHVAGGHGMWGIALGPLTGKMMAQSMTEGTMPTVMRHFDPLR, encoded by the coding sequence ATGGGAACTCGTCAGAGCCCCGATCGTGTAGTCGTGGTCGGCGCAGGCATGGTCGGATTGTCGACGGCCTGGTTCCTCCAGGAACGCGGAGTCGACGTCACCGTCGTCGATCGAGACGGCGTCGCAGCCGACGCCAGCTGGGGAAATGCCGGCTGGTTGGCGCCCGCCCTCACGCTTCCACTCCCCGAGCCTGCTGTGCTGCAGTACGGCCTGCGCGCGATGCTCAGCCCGTCGTCACCCGTGTATGTCCCGCTGACGACGGATCTGAAACTGATCCGCTTCCTCGTCGGATTCGCTCGCCACTGCACGCCCTCGAAGTGGCAGGAAGCGATGTCCGTCTACACCGAGGTGAACCGGACTGCGCTGGGCGCATTCGACGAACTCGCCGACGGCGGGGTCAAGGAACACACTCGCCTGGCTGATCCGTTCCTCGCGGCATTCGCGTCGGAAAAGGACCGCCAAACTTTGGTGGACGAGTTCCACCACGTCGAAGCATCGGGCGGCGAGGTCGATTTCGATCTCCTCGACTACGACACGATTCACTCACTCGAACCCTCCCTCGGGCAAGGTGTGAAAGCTGGAATCCGGCTGCGGGGTCAGCGTTTCATCGATCCCCCGCAGTTCGTGAATTCGTTGGCCGACGCCGTCCGTGAACGTGGCGCCGAGATCGTCACCGGCTTCGACGTCGCATCAATCGATGATCGCGCCGACAGCGTGACTGTTCGCTCCGCCAATGGTGATTCACGCACAGCAGATGCCGTCGTCATTTCCAGTGGCGCTCGCTTGAACAAGCTGGCAGCACCGTTCGGCGTTCGCAAACTGGTGCAGGCCGGCCGCGGCTACAGCTTCAGCGTCAAACCCGATCACCTGCCCAAGAACCCGGTGTACTTCCCCACCCAGCGCGTCGCCTGCACGCCGTTGCACGACCGCTTCCGAGTGGCCGGCATGATGGAATTCCGCAGCCCCGACGCACCGTTGGATCCGCGTCGAGTGCAGGCAATCATCGATGCTGCCAAGCCCATGCTCAGCGGTATTGATTGGACTGCCCGCGAAGAGGAATGGGTCGGTTCACGCCCCTGCACCACTGACGGTTTGCCGCTGATCGGCGCTACCAAATCACCGCGCGTCCACGTCGCCGGTGGTCACGGAATGTGGGGAATCGCGCTCGGCCCGCTCACCGGAAAGATGATGGCCCAGTCGATGACTGAAGGCACGATGCCGACGGTTATGCGCCACTTCGATCCGCTGCGTTAA